The genome window TATCGGGGAGAGGCGCTTGTCCTCTACACCTATAAGGGCGCGGGAAATGAACAGGATGCCGCGTGGCTGCAGCAGCATTTGCGTGAGTTGGGGGTTGCCGTGGAGCTTTTCATCGTTCCCATCGAAGAGCTCGGTAAACCGCAGACGCTGAGCGAGGCCGACATGATCTTGGCTGGAGAAGTTTTTGATGACCAGCTGCTGCTCGGGATGATGGAGATGTACAAGTCCAGCCGTGGCTTTATTCGCCTCCTATGGGACAAGCAGCTGCGGGAGGAGATCGATCAGGAGATGGACAAGCTCATGCTGGAGGGGGATCCAGCCAGACAGAAAAAGTGTTTGATACGGGCAGAGGAGTTGCTGAAGGAACGGTCGGCCTTATTGTTCCTGTTCCATTCTCTCCAGCAGTCTGCCTACCATTCTGCGCTGGCGGGCGTTTCGCTGAATGCATTGGGCTTTGTCGATTACAGAGACATCTGGTTCAAGCCGTAAAAAGGGGGAAACAACGATGAAGCTGTTTCGTTTTGATCAACAGGTGGGGCGCAAGATAGATCGGTTTGATTCTGTCCATGCGACGATATCCCGGATCGTACGCACCCCGGATTCTGTCCATATCGGGTGCATGCATTTGGATGCTGGAGGCGTTGTCGGCTATCATCCGGCTGTCGCTGCTCAGCTTTTTCTGGTCGTTTCCGGGGAAGGCTGGGTCCGCGGAGAAGACGACGAGCGGGTGCCGATCTCGGCGGGTCAAGCTGCCTTTTGGACCGCTGGAGAAGGGCATGAGTCGGGTACTCAAACAGGAATGGTTGCCCTCGTGATCGAAGGAGAGGGACTGGAGCCGGAAAACTTTATGCCCTCGCTGTAAGCATGTCTGTGTAAAAGAAAATCGGCTTGCCAAAAACACTCACGAGCAGAAGAATCCCTACTACCAAAGAAAGTCGGTGTGAAAGGCAATGACGGGGAAAACGCATTTGTTGCTTGGGGCCATGGCTGGCTATTACGGGTACCCTTCGTGGAAAGGAATCGCGATGGGAGCAGCGATGGCTCTCCTGCCTGACATCGATCAGGCAAGAAGCAAGATTGGACACAGGCTGAGACCGTTGTCGTCAGCACTGCAAAAAGGAATTGGTCATCGTACCGTGACGCACTCCTGGGTCATGCTGCTGCTGCCAGCCATGTTGTTTGGCGATACGCTTATGGCTCAGGCGGCTTTGTACGGGCTTTTGTCCCATCTGATCAGTGACGCCATGGTCGGGCGCATCCAGTTTTTATGGCCGATCAAGCAAGGGTGGATTGGCATCAGACTGACCAAATCCATGTACATGGCGGTTGATCGCCTCGCATTCTACGTGGCGATCGTCTATCTTCTGTATTGGGGATACAGGGGTGGAGCCGAACAGCTCGTCCATAGCTTATCATAGTAGGAACACATGGAGGGAAGCTCATGGAACACAGAGAAGGCTATATTGAAGTGCCGGGTGGAAGGGTTTGGTACAACCTGTTGGGGGAGGAAAACCGGAACGAGACTCCCTTGATCGTCCTGCACGGCGGGCCGGGAAACACGCATGATCCGCTGAAGTCGGTCCTGCACGTGCTGGCTGACGAGAGGCCGGTCATTTTCTACGATCAGCTGGGCTCGGGAAATTCGGATCGACCGACGGATGACTCGCTGTGGCACACGGAGCGGTTCGTGGAAGAGCTCATGGATATCAGAAAAGCGCTCGGACTGGACGAGCTGCATATCCTGGGGCACTCTTGGGGAACGATGCTAGCGGCTGCGTATCTTGTGGATCGCAAGCCTGCAGGGGTCAAGAGCGTGATTTTCTCCAGCCCTTGCCTGAGTGCTCAGCGCTGGAAAGAGGACGCTGATCGCTTTCTTGCGCAATTGCCAGAAGAGGTGCAGCAGACGATTGCACGTCATGAGGAGCAGGGAACCACGGATTCGCCAGAGTATCAGGAAGCCATGAAGGAATACTACCGCAGACATGTGTGCAGAATCGATCCTTTGCCGACTGTCATGGCAGAAAGCCGGCCAAAAGGCAACAAAGAGATTTACATGAAGATGTGGGGACCTTCCGAGTTTTGTCCGACAGGGAATCTAAAGACGTTCGACTATACGCCGAAGCTGCATGAAATCACCATTCCTTCGCTTTTCGTCTGCGGGCGGTACGATGAAGCGGCACCGGAATCGACCCAGTACTATCATTCTCTCGTGCCAGGCTCCGAGTTCCGTGTCTTGGAAAACAGCTCCCATGTCGGCTATTTGGAAGAGCCGGAAGCGTACATCTACACTGTGAGAGACTTTTTACGCCGAGTGGAGGCCAAATAAAAAAACGCGGGGCGTGTGCTCCCGCGTTTTTAATGTTTCATCAGCTACGGCATCATGAATTGCTGCACAAGCTCCGCGTTATCTTGCATGAATTTTTGTGCTGCGACGCCCACTTCCTGCTGGATGCCCATCATTTGCTCGTCGGTGACGGTAGCGAAATTGATGGAGTTATCCGCACCCATGGCAGGGATTTCCAGGGACTTTCCGAATTCCGCTTTGGATTTCAGCTTGAAGCTCAATCCTTTTGGCATATCCGGTGTCGGGTTTTCAAAATTCACTTTAACTGTGCCTTCGGAATCGACGCTGCTATCTGTTTTGGTCTCAGATACCGCTACGCTGCCGGAAAGAGAAACCGGCTGCGGCTCATATTCGTCTTGGAAAGAGAGGGTGAAATTGTAGGTGCCGCTCTCTTTCTTATCTTCCTTGGTTGTCTCGAAGGTCGTTTTGAAGTCCAGCGTGTTCTTCGCTTCTTCTTTGATCACGACACCTACGTTGCCAGTAGTCTTGCCGCTTTTCTCAGATGCTTTGTAGGTCACGGACAATTCGCTGTTTTTCGCATCTTCCGGATTCATCAGGGAATAACGATAGTAGGAATCTCCGCCGTTTTGATAGGCGACATTGTTCCAGAAGACCTGCTCTTCATTGCCTTTCTCGCCTGTGAACAGGAGCTTGCGGGACAGGATTTGATGGTCGTTGTCGATCAGCATGACCATTTTCAGCTGCTCTTTGCTGGTGGAGGTATTATCCTTCAGATCTGCGAGCATGTCGTCAAAGCCTTTATCGTAGTTTTTCTTGAACTCTTCCTTGGACAGCTCCTCTTCGACCTCATAGCCGCTGTCTTTCATCAGAGTAGAGACGTTGTGGTAACGCGTGTAGATCAGATCAAACAGCTTTTGGTCGGCTTTGGCTTTTTCCGTGATTTGCGTAGCGAGTGCGCGTGCTTCTTCTTCGGTGAAGCTCACGGTCACTTCGCGAGCACTTGCCTGGAAGCCTTCCTCGGAGAACGCAACGTCCTTTTTCATAGTGACTTGACTGTCCTTCAAGCTGTTGGCGTAGAGCAGCGCATAAGGGGTGAGCACGCTTTTCACTTCATCCTGCTTGATGGAAATGGCATTGTACAAGTCATTGTAAGTCATAAAGCGTTTTGGCAGATCTTGGCCAAGCTTTTGCTGAAGGGCTTCGCGGTCCTTCAGATCGAGGTAGCCGTACTTGGCATAAAATTCAGGGAGACGGAAGCCGACGAGGGTGTCATTCATGAAATATTCCAGGGTAGCCAGCTTTTTGTCTTTGAGATGTACCTCTAGATTCCCGGACTGCTGATGCTTTTGCTCATCGATGTTGCTTTGCATGACGAGTTTTGCGTCCTTTAGCAGATCGAGGATTTTTTGCGCTTGCGGGTCAGGGATCGTAGCATCGAGATTGATATCGCTGAGCTCGGTAGTGGAGTGGACAGGCTTCTCCAGATACGGCTTCATGTAGTCTTCGTATTTTCCGTATGCCTGCGAGATGTCATCAGAGAACTTCAGCATGCTTTCAGCTTCTGATTGCAGATAAATGGTTTTGGCGCTTTTGAACATATCCAGCTTCGCGTACGCCGTTCCCAGTCCTCCCAAGACCAGGACTGCTGCCGCACCGATAATCAGCAAAGGCTTCTTGTAGCTTTTGCGCGGTGCGGTCACATTTGTTGCGGTTTCCATGAGGTTCCTCCCTTGTTTTCTCTCTCTAATCTGAAGTGCGGATGTAAAAAGGTTTTTCGCACTCGATTTCGTATTGTACCATAAGGGAGAAAGATGAACGCGTTCATTAGTAAGATATTACTAAAAACAGGAAATAAGTCCCAAATCAGGGCGGCAGTACTTGCAGAGTTGCATGTACCCATCTGTTTCTTCATGATTAGGAGAGAGTGATTGAAATTGCGGGTACGTCCCGTTCGATATCAGCCTTCTAGCCAGCAATCATTTTGAGGAGGGATAGCAAGTGGATTTTCGCGTGCTGCAAACGTTTTTGGTAGCGGCTACGACGGAAAATTTTCATCAAACGGCCGAAGCACTGTTTATCGCTCAGCCAACCGTCAGTCAGCATATTCGGCAATTGGAAAAAGAACTGGGGATTGAGCTGTTCGAGCGTGTAGGGAAGCGGGTGCGCCTCACAGCCGCGGGAAAACGTTACTTGCCGCATGCGAAAGCACTCTTGGAGCAATGGCACTACGGGGTCGAGGATTTGCAGGCATGGAGACAGGGCTATCGAGAAAAGCTTCATCTGGCTGTCTCGCCCATTATCGCTCGTGCCCGGTTATCCCATTTACTGCACCGCTACACCAAGCTGTACCCGGACGTGGATCTGTCCATAAAGATCGCGGACTCGGTGGAGATCGGTCCGCTGGTGCAAAGCGGACAAGCAGATATTGGCTTGACGAGAATGCTGCCCGGAGAATTTCAGTTGGCCACGTATCTGCTTTATGAAGATCCTGTCGTGTTTGCGGTTCCGTCCAATGGAGGAGATATGGAAGCCCCGCTGCCGGATTGGGAGGCGGAGCTTCAGTCCAAGCGGTTGTTGACCCACAATCACCCAGGTTACTGGGATGAATTGCTGCTTCTGCTGCGTCAGCGAGGACTTTCCTTGCGTACGATGGCAGTCTCGCAAGTGGATATCACCAAGCGCTTCATCGAGGAAGGATTGGGGGTTTCCTTTTTGCCGCGTACCGCTGTCAGCCGCGACTTGTTTGAGAATCGCTTCATCGAGCTGCCGACGCCCGGTCTCGTTTTACCTAAGGTGGCTTCCTATCTCGTGATGCCAAAGGGGGGCGTCAGCGATACCGCCCAGCGTTTCGTCGATATTTTGCACTCGTTGTACGCACCCATGCCGCCTGTTGTGATCTCCGGTCGGTCCTAGGGTTTATCGAGGATATATCGATTGTGATTTGTAATCAAAATTGCCCCTATGTTCTATTTCATTTACGATTCGCTATCGGATATACTAAAAGAAAAAGAGACGGTTACAAGGAGTGGGATCAATGAGTAAACAACATACGTTGGCAATTGGTCTGGATGGAATCGCAGTAGCGGAAACGGATTTGAGCCTGGTAGACGGAATTAATGGCTTGCTGGTATACCGCGGTCATTGGGCGCGTGACTTGGCGATTCATCACACATTCGAAGAAGTAGCTCACTTGCTCTGGTTCGGTCATTTGTCAAGCGCAGAGGAACTCGCAGACCTGAGCAGTAAACTTAAAGCGAATCGTGAACTGCCTGAACATGTGAAAGGCATTCTGAAGCTCATCCCGGCTGATGTCGACATGATGAGCGTATTGCGCACCGGTGTTTCCGCACTGGGCAGCTCTGTGAACGGATGGCCTCCAACCATCGATGAAGTGATCTCATTGGCAGCGAAAATGCCGACGATCGTCGCTTATCGCTTTGCCTGTCTGGAAGGCCATGAGCCACTGGAGCCAAATCCGGAGCTCGATCACACCGCGAACTATCTGTACATGCTCAAAGGCGAAAAGCCGAATCCAGCTCACGTTCGCGCATTGGATGCCTACCTGATTTTGACGCAGGAGCACGGCATGAATGCCTCTACTTTTGCTGGACGGGTAGTCAGCTCGACGGAATCTGATCTTATTTCTTCCATCACGGCGGCCATCGGAACCTTGAAAGGACCGCTGCACGGCGGCGCACCATCTGAGGTAACGGAAATGATCGAGGCGATCGGCACCAAGGAAAATGCAGAACCGTGGCTCCGCAATAAACTGGATAACGGCGGACGCCTCATGGGCTTTGGCCATCGTGTCTACAAGACCGTCGATCCTCGCGCGACCGCTTTGCGCGTAGTCGCATCCCAGCTGTCTGCCAATGATCCGTGGTTTGATCTGGCGACACATGTAGAAAAAGTAGGCTTGAAGCTGCTGGAAGAATACAAGCCAGGACGCAAACTGAATACCAACGTCGAGTTCTTCGCAGCAGCTGTGATGCGTGCGGTAGGACTGGACGATGACCTGTTCACACCGACCTTTGCCGTCAGCCGTGTCGTAGGCTGGAGCGCACATGTGCTGGAGCAGGCTGGCAAAAACCGCATCATCCGCCCGCAATCCAACTACATCGGCACCATGCCCGAGTAAGGATCGGCGTGGGTATAAGCAGCACCCCCTTGGGAGAGACCTAAGGGGGTGCTGTTTTTTGGCAAGTGGATCGGTATTCGTCTAGAGAGAGCGAATCTGTTCGCGTATGCGGTGCGTACTGATGCCTCCGTGATAACAGATGACCGATGCGATGTCGAAGTCGGCATATTTTTTCAAGGACTGCTGGGCTGCGTCGAGGTCCAAAGTGGTCGGTCCATGGACGCCCATCAGTTTACCGTCCACACTGTACATGGAATCTCCTGCGATCAGCGTTTTGCTTCTGCGTACATAGAGGCTGATATGGCCCGCGGTATGTCCGGGAGTATGGATCACCTGTATCCCCCCGCAAAAGGGGAGCTCCTGCCCATCTGCCAGCAAATCGGTGACGGTTCCTTTTGGCGGATGTTCGAGATGAGCATCTTTGATTAAAGGGAGATCTCCCTCGATGTAGGGTTTTTCCTGTTCGTGTGCGAATACGCGGGTTCGTCCGCCGGTTTCCCGCAAGATTTCGGGCACATTCCCGATATGATCGAGGTCTTGATGGGTGAGGATGATCGCCTTCAGCTGATCAAACGAAGTGCCGGTTTTCTCCACGGCAGCTCGCAGCTCAGTAAACTGCCCGGGGAATCCAGTATCAATCAAAATGGCGTCTTCCTGATCGCGCAGCAGCGTGGGGTGAATCGTCATCCCGTGAAAGGGGAGGTGAAGCATGTGTACGCCTTTACAAGTATCCATGGCAGCAGCACCTTTCGTAAAATTATTTTTTTACGTATCTTTATATTATTGCGGTTCAAGCTTTTCCGTCCATTCAATCTTCCGGACACACTTTAAACCGGTTCAAACTGTAGGGAGGCATTGCACAACCCCCTGTAGTTTTGGCATGATGGTGAAAAAACAAGAGGAGTGGAACAAATGGCGCTGTTGTCTTCCCCGTTTCAAATAAAAGGACTTACCCTGAAAAACAGGATCGTCATGCCTCCAATGTGCCAATACTCGGTTGACGCGCATGACGGTACGCCAACAGACTGGCATTTTGTTCACTACGTTTCCCGCGCGATCGGGGGAACCGGACTGATCATCGTGGAGATGACAGACGTGGAGCCTGATGGACGTATTTCAAACGGCGATCTGGGTCTGTGGTCAGACGAACAAATTCCCGCTTACTCTCGAATTGTCTCGGAAGTACATAAATACGGAGCAAAAATCGGAATCCAGATCGGTCATGCCGGGCGCAAAGCCGAAGATGCAGAGGTACCTGTGTCCTCGTCGGCTATTGCTTTCCCAGGCTCCAGGTACAAGACGCCTCGTGCCTTGACTACCGAAGAGGTCCAAGGCATGGTGGTGAAATTTGCCGAGTCCGCCAGACGCGCTGTCGAGGCTGGCATGGATACCATCGAGATTCATGGCGCGCACGGATATTTGATCCATCAGTTTCATTCTCCGCTGACGAACAAGCGTGATGACCAATACGGCAAAGACCCTGCGCTGTTCGGCGTCGAAGTCATTCAGGCTGTGAAAAAAGTAATCCCGGCTGACATGCCACTGATCATGCGAGTCTCCGCTGTAGAGTATGTAGATGGTGGATACGGATTGGAGTACAGCACAAAGCTGTGCCGCCGCTACCAAGAAGCAGGCGTGGATGTATTCCACCTCTCCAGTGGCGGGGAAG of Brevibacillus choshinensis contains these proteins:
- a CDS encoding NADH:flavin oxidoreductase/NADH oxidase, coding for MALLSSPFQIKGLTLKNRIVMPPMCQYSVDAHDGTPTDWHFVHYVSRAIGGTGLIIVEMTDVEPDGRISNGDLGLWSDEQIPAYSRIVSEVHKYGAKIGIQIGHAGRKAEDAEVPVSSSAIAFPGSRYKTPRALTTEEVQGMVVKFAESARRAVEAGMDTIEIHGAHGYLIHQFHSPLTNKRDDQYGKDPALFGVEVIQAVKKVIPADMPLIMRVSAVEYVDGGYGLEYSTKLCRRYQEAGVDVFHLSSGGEGPIGSAGRPGVHPGYQVPLARAIKQALNVPVIAVGNLDDAKLAEASIGNGDTDLVAVGRGMLRDPYWALHAIRALSPEELQPPKQYGRAF
- a CDS encoding citrate synthase/methylcitrate synthase — its product is MSKQHTLAIGLDGIAVAETDLSLVDGINGLLVYRGHWARDLAIHHTFEEVAHLLWFGHLSSAEELADLSSKLKANRELPEHVKGILKLIPADVDMMSVLRTGVSALGSSVNGWPPTIDEVISLAAKMPTIVAYRFACLEGHEPLEPNPELDHTANYLYMLKGEKPNPAHVRALDAYLILTQEHGMNASTFAGRVVSSTESDLISSITAAIGTLKGPLHGGAPSEVTEMIEAIGTKENAEPWLRNKLDNGGRLMGFGHRVYKTVDPRATALRVVASQLSANDPWFDLATHVEKVGLKLLEEYKPGRKLNTNVEFFAAAVMRAVGLDDDLFTPTFAVSRVVGWSAHVLEQAGKNRIIRPQSNYIGTMPE
- a CDS encoding LysR family transcriptional regulator, translated to MDFRVLQTFLVAATTENFHQTAEALFIAQPTVSQHIRQLEKELGIELFERVGKRVRLTAAGKRYLPHAKALLEQWHYGVEDLQAWRQGYREKLHLAVSPIIARARLSHLLHRYTKLYPDVDLSIKIADSVEIGPLVQSGQADIGLTRMLPGEFQLATYLLYEDPVVFAVPSNGGDMEAPLPDWEAELQSKRLLTHNHPGYWDELLLLLRQRGLSLRTMAVSQVDITKRFIEEGLGVSFLPRTAVSRDLFENRFIELPTPGLVLPKVASYLVMPKGGVSDTAQRFVDILHSLYAPMPPVVISGRS
- a CDS encoding cupin domain-containing protein, which gives rise to MKLFRFDQQVGRKIDRFDSVHATISRIVRTPDSVHIGCMHLDAGGVVGYHPAVAAQLFLVVSGEGWVRGEDDERVPISAGQAAFWTAGEGHESGTQTGMVALVIEGEGLEPENFMPSL
- a CDS encoding MBL fold metallo-hydrolase gives rise to the protein MDTCKGVHMLHLPFHGMTIHPTLLRDQEDAILIDTGFPGQFTELRAAVEKTGTSFDQLKAIILTHQDLDHIGNVPEILRETGGRTRVFAHEQEKPYIEGDLPLIKDAHLEHPPKGTVTDLLADGQELPFCGGIQVIHTPGHTAGHISLYVRRSKTLIAGDSMYSVDGKLMGVHGPTTLDLDAAQQSLKKYADFDIASVICYHGGISTHRIREQIRSL
- a CDS encoding proline iminopeptidase-family hydrolase, yielding MEHREGYIEVPGGRVWYNLLGEENRNETPLIVLHGGPGNTHDPLKSVLHVLADERPVIFYDQLGSGNSDRPTDDSLWHTERFVEELMDIRKALGLDELHILGHSWGTMLAAAYLVDRKPAGVKSVIFSSPCLSAQRWKEDADRFLAQLPEEVQQTIARHEEQGTTDSPEYQEAMKEYYRRHVCRIDPLPTVMAESRPKGNKEIYMKMWGPSEFCPTGNLKTFDYTPKLHEITIPSLFVCGRYDEAAPESTQYYHSLVPGSEFRVLENSSHVGYLEEPEAYIYTVRDFLRRVEAK
- a CDS encoding metal-dependent hydrolase — its product is MTGKTHLLLGAMAGYYGYPSWKGIAMGAAMALLPDIDQARSKIGHRLRPLSSALQKGIGHRTVTHSWVMLLLPAMLFGDTLMAQAALYGLLSHLISDAMVGRIQFLWPIKQGWIGIRLTKSMYMAVDRLAFYVAIVYLLYWGYRGGAEQLVHSLS
- a CDS encoding DUF6583 family protein, which encodes METATNVTAPRKSYKKPLLIIGAAAVLVLGGLGTAYAKLDMFKSAKTIYLQSEAESMLKFSDDISQAYGKYEDYMKPYLEKPVHSTTELSDINLDATIPDPQAQKILDLLKDAKLVMQSNIDEQKHQQSGNLEVHLKDKKLATLEYFMNDTLVGFRLPEFYAKYGYLDLKDREALQQKLGQDLPKRFMTYNDLYNAISIKQDEVKSVLTPYALLYANSLKDSQVTMKKDVAFSEEGFQASAREVTVSFTEEEARALATQITEKAKADQKLFDLIYTRYHNVSTLMKDSGYEVEEELSKEEFKKNYDKGFDDMLADLKDNTSTSKEQLKMVMLIDNDHQILSRKLLFTGEKGNEEQVFWNNVAYQNGGDSYYRYSLMNPEDAKNSELSVTYKASEKSGKTTGNVGVVIKEEAKNTLDFKTTFETTKEDKKESGTYNFTLSFQDEYEPQPVSLSGSVAVSETKTDSSVDSEGTVKVNFENPTPDMPKGLSFKLKSKAEFGKSLEIPAMGADNSINFATVTDEQMMGIQQEVGVAAQKFMQDNAELVQQFMMP